A genome region from Calliopsis andreniformis isolate RMS-2024a chromosome 2, iyCalAndr_principal, whole genome shotgun sequence includes the following:
- the L(2)gl gene encoding LLGL domain-containing protein l(2)gl isoform X8 produces MLKFIRGKGQQPTAERQKLQKDLFAFRKTVQHGFPNKPTALAWDPSLRLMIIGTASGAIKVFGRPGVEFYGQHTIESGENAVTKIVALPNEGRLVSLCDDNSLHLWEINESSVVETKSLSLEGKLKKISAMCLESSGEHLLLGTEGGNIYLLNLKTFVMPDNIIYQDVVMQNVPDDYKKNPGAVEAIAEQPGHPDNILIGYNRGLMVLWNKATPGAQQLMGLFSRTQTFISTQQLESVHWVSETRFVSSHNDGSYAFWSPGSDSMLESTTVYGPFPCKAVTKIFVYPTAEHGELVLFSGGMPRSTYGDRHTITVMAKENEKHVVFDFTSKVIDFFTVFPKQEDGKDADSPEALVVLAEEEVVAIDLTNPEWKMMALPYLVSLHASAVTCSQHVPNVPEELWDNIVAAGKAQTEHLYSDKPWPIDGGIILCQKPGSDKPKARELLLTGHEDGTVRFWNASDVALTPLYKYNSSVLFTGEHLDVLEQPPEDNEDEWPPFRKVGTFDPYSDDPRLAVKKVLLCPLSSTLVVAGTAGHIITATISSEPVNKEIKAVTMNIVNDRDGFVWKGHDHLPARTASISFAVGFQPQNLLQLYPPAAVTALAIHSEWGLLAAGTAHGLAVFDYTRSKAVSVKCTLNPNDLSGSGDTPISRRKSFKKSLRESFRRLRKGRSQRRTNASSPTRNTVPEKKKETSSVASSPSGDLSPVELKPVERQVEARPVDDALGSMVRCLYFARSYIISMQNTTPTLWAGTNNGTVYVFTLAIPAGVRRTEEDVNCTLGKEIQLKHRAPVIAITILDGSSVPLPEPFEAEKGVSPGPDMASPHRVVIASEEQFKIFNLPSLKPYCKYKLTAHEGSRVRKTGFAKFTCPMEPAGTHEETCLLCLTNLGDCLVLSIPELRRQLNAAAIKREDINGISSLTFTKAGEALYLHSSSELQRISLSASKVTKAHCALNLPPNARSSETNTEETQEEIVEGTAETEGETQASQQTSVQRTITENGVVGSRLKMEVTSRTSEISTQNQSMVVKTTTVVSQTTNNTTVNGEVETSQTNETQQMNSTTVEREIRSGTETTTTHATITLPPNVEISAADLANLEVTTTTVTTEKSKAPLARPEEVGS; encoded by the exons ACGGTGCAGCATGGGTTTCCAAACAAACCCACGGCCCTCGCATGGGATCCAAGCCTGCGGCTGATGATCATCGGCACGGCATCCGGCGCCATCAAGGT ATTCGGCAGACCAGGTGTCGAGTTCTACGGGCAACACACCATCGAGAGCGGAGAAAATGCTGTCACGAAGATCGTCGCACTTCCTAACGAG GGTCGTCTGGTGTCCCTTTGCGACGACAACTCCCTTCACCTATGGGAAATCAACGAGAGTTCAGTGGTGGAGACGAAGTCACTTTCGTTGGAGGGTAAATTGAAGAAGATCTCAGCGATGTGTCTCGAATCGAGCGGCGAGCACCTTCTCCTGGGCACAGAGGGTGGCAATATTTACCTCCTGAACCTGAAAACCTTTGTAATGCCTGACAATATCATCTATCAGGACGTCGTGATGCAGAA CGTGCCAGATGATTATAAGAAGAATCCAGGAGCGGTTGAAGCCATAGCGGAACAACCTGGTCACCCAGACAATATTCTGATAGGCTACAATCGTGGCTTAATGGTACTGTGGAACAAAGCGACTCCTGGGGCTCAACAG CTGATGGGTTTGTTTTCGCGTACGCAGACATTCATCTCCACGCAACAGCTGGAATCGGTCCACTGGGTCTCCGAGACCCGTTTCGTTTCGTCGCACAACGACGGATCGTATGCTTTCTGGAGTCCAGGCAGCGATAGTATGCTGGAATCGACCACCGTCTATGGTCCCTTCCCCTGTAAAGCAGTAACTAAGATTTTTGTCTATCCCACCGCAGA GCATGGAGAATTGGTACTGTTTTCGGGGGGAATGCCACGATCGACCTACGGCGATCGTCACACCATCACTGTTATGGCGAAGGAGAACGAGAAACATGTGGTCTTTGACTTTACTTCGAAAGTGATCGACTTCTTCACTGTTTTCCCTAAGCAAGAGGATGGCAAAGACGCTGATAGTCCAGAAGCACTGGTGGTACTAGCGGAAGAAGAAGTTGTAGCCATCGATTTGACTAATCCTGAATGGAAGATGATGGCGTTGCCTTATTTAGTTTCCCTTCATGCCAGCGCG GTCACCTGTTCACAACACGTTCCAAATGTCCCTGAAGAACTCTGGGACAACATAGTTGCCGCAGGGAAAGCGCAAACCGAGCACCTGTATTCGGACAAACCATGGCCTATAGACGGCGGAATCATCCTCTGTCAGAAGCCAGGTAGCGATAAACCCAAAGCCAGGGAATTACTGCTCACTGGTCACGAGGATGGAACCGTTAGATTCTGGAACGCATCTGACGTCGCTCTGACGCCCCTGTACAAATACAACTCATCTGTTCTATTCACTGGCGAGCATTTAGATGTCCTTGAGCAGCCACCCGAAGACAACGAGGACGAGTGGCCACCGTTCAGGAAAGTTGGAACTTTCGACCCGTATTCGGATGATCCTCGACTCGCTGTGAAGAAAGTtttactttgtcctctctcctcGACGTTGGTTGTCGCTGGCACTGCTGGTCACATAATCACAGCTACCATATCGTCTGAGCCAGTAAACAAAGAGATCAAGGCCGTCACGATGAACATCGTGAACGATCGTGATGGATTCGTTTGGAAAGGTCATGATCATCTACCAGCTAGAACAGCCAGCATATCGTTCGCGGTTGGCTTCCAACCGCAGAATCTTCTTCAATTATACCCACCAGCTGCGGTTACCGCGCTGGCTATTCACAGCGAGTGGGGCTTGctagctgctggcactgctcacGGTCTCGCTGTTTTCGATTACACGAGGTCGAAGGCTGTTAGCGTCAAGTGCACACTTAATCCAAATG ATCTTTCTGGATCGGGAGACACACCTATTTCCAGAAGGAAGTCGTTTAAGAAATCGTTGAGAGAGTCTTTCAGGAGATTAAGGAAAGGGAGGTCTCAGCGCCGGACAAATGCTAGCAGTCCAACGAGAAATACGGTGCCAGAGAAGAAGAAGGAAAC TTCCAGTGTCGCTTCTTCTCCGAGTGGCGATCTTTCACCAGTGGAATTGAAACCTGTGGAGAGGCAAGTTGAAGCGAGACCCGTGGACGATGCTTTAGGTTCAATGGTCCGATGTTTATATTTCGCTAGGAGTTATATTATAAGCA TGCAAAACACCACACCCACGCTTTGGGCAGGCACCAACAACGGCACGGTATACGTCTTCACGTTAGCGATACCCGCGGGTGTTAGAAGAACAGAGGAGGATGTAAATTGTACATTAGGGAAAGAGATTCAATTAAAACACAGAGCACCCGTAATCGCGATAACGATTCTCGATGGATCCAGTGTACCCCTACCAGAACCATTCGAAGCCGAAAAGGGCGTGAGTCCTGGCCCAGACATGGCATCTCCACATAGAGTCGTAATCGCCAGCGAAGAGCAgttcaaaatcttcaatcttccatccttgaAGCCATATTGTAAATACAAACTCACCGCGCACGAGGGCTCTCGAGTAAGGAAAACAGGTTTCGCGAAGTTTACTTGCCCCATGGAACCAGCAGGCACACACGAGGAGACCTGTTTGCTTTGCTTGACCAACCTCGGAGATTGTTTAGTGCTCAGTATTCCGGAATTGAGGAGGCAACTCAACGCTGCCGCCATTAAAAGGGAAGACATCAA TGGCATTTCTTCATTGACATTCACGAAGGCAGGCGAAGCTTTATACTTGCACTCGAGTTCAGAACTCCAACGAATTTCATTATCGGCCAGCAAAGTTACGAAAGCGCATTGCGCGTTGAATTTGCCGCCAAATGCTAGATCCTCCGAGACGAACACCGAAGAAACTCAAGAGGAAATCGTGGAAGGTACGGCTGAAACGGAAGGAGAGACACAAGCGAGTCAACAGACTTCTGTGCAGAGGACAATCACGGAAAACGGTGTGGTGGGTTCCA GACTTAAAATGGAGGTGACCTCGCGAACCTCGGAGATCTCGACGCAGAATCAGTCGATGGTCGTGAAAACTACGACCGTCGTGTCGCAGACAACCAACAACACCACTGTTAACGGAGAAGTCGAGACAAGTCAGACAAACGAAACGCAACAAATGAACA GCACTACGGTAGAGAGAGAGATACGCAGCGGTACTGAGACAACAACGACACATGCTACCATCACTCTACCCCCAAACGTCGAG ATTAGTGCGGCTGACTTGGCGAATCTGGAGGTAACAACTACCACAGTAACCACAGAGAAGTCCAAAGCTCCGTTGGCCAGGCCTGAAGAAGTTGGTTCTTAG
- the L(2)gl gene encoding LLGL domain-containing protein l(2)gl isoform X3, which translates to MLKFIRGKGQQPTAERQKLQKDLFAFRKTVQHGFPNKPTALAWDPSLRLMIIGTASGAIKVFGRPGVEFYGQHTIESGENAVTKIVALPNEGRLVSLCDDNSLHLWEINESSVVETKSLSLEGKLKKISAMCLESSGEHLLLGTEGGNIYLLNLKTFVMPDNIIYQDVVMQNVPDDYKKNPGAVEAIAEQPGHPDNILIGYNRGLMVLWNKATPGAQQLMGLFSRTQTFISTQQLESVHWVSETRFVSSHNDGSYAFWSPGSDSMLESTTVYGPFPCKAVTKIFVYPTAEHGELVLFSGGMPRSTYGDRHTITVMAKENEKHVVFDFTSKVIDFFTVFPKQEDGKDADSPEALVVLAEEEVVAIDLTNPEWKMMALPYLVSLHASAVTCSQHVPNVPEELWDNIVAAGKAQTEHLYSDKPWPIDGGIILCQKPGSDKPKARELLLTGHEDGTVRFWNASDVALTPLYKYNSSVLFTGEHLDVLEQPPEDNEDEWPPFRKVGTFDPYSDDPRLAVKKVLLCPLSSTLVVAGTAGHIITATISSEPVNKEIKAVTMNIVNDRDGFVWKGHDHLPARTASISFAVGFQPQNLLQLYPPAAVTALAIHSEWGLLAAGTAHGLAVFDYTRSKAVSVKCTLNPNDLSGSGDTPISRRKSFKKSLRESFRRLRKGRSQRRTNASSPTRNTVPEKKKETSSVASSPSGDLSPVELKPVERQVEARPVDDALGSMVRCLYFARSYIISMQNTTPTLWAGTNNGTVYVFTLAIPAGVRRTEEDVNCTLGKEIQLKHRAPVIAITILDGSSVPLPEPFEAEKGVSPGPDMASPHRVVIASEEQFKIFNLPSLKPYCKYKLTAHEGSRVRKTGFAKFTCPMEPAGTHEETCLLCLTNLGDCLVLSIPELRRQLNAAAIKREDINGISSLTFTKAGEALYLHSSSELQRISLSASKVTKAHCALNLPPNARSSETNTEETQEEIVEGTAETEGETQASQQTSVQRTITENGVVGSTGGEESPKEPSLRPAASTTDVNGEDDRQDLSSIGDITIDSVKDHLLNATSSEELHSRLAGLKMEVTSRTSEISTQNQSMVVKTTTVVSQTTNNTTVNGEVETSQTNETQQMNSTTVEREIRSGTETTTTHATITLPPNVEISAADLANLEVTTTTVTTEKSKAPLARPEEVGS; encoded by the exons ACGGTGCAGCATGGGTTTCCAAACAAACCCACGGCCCTCGCATGGGATCCAAGCCTGCGGCTGATGATCATCGGCACGGCATCCGGCGCCATCAAGGT ATTCGGCAGACCAGGTGTCGAGTTCTACGGGCAACACACCATCGAGAGCGGAGAAAATGCTGTCACGAAGATCGTCGCACTTCCTAACGAG GGTCGTCTGGTGTCCCTTTGCGACGACAACTCCCTTCACCTATGGGAAATCAACGAGAGTTCAGTGGTGGAGACGAAGTCACTTTCGTTGGAGGGTAAATTGAAGAAGATCTCAGCGATGTGTCTCGAATCGAGCGGCGAGCACCTTCTCCTGGGCACAGAGGGTGGCAATATTTACCTCCTGAACCTGAAAACCTTTGTAATGCCTGACAATATCATCTATCAGGACGTCGTGATGCAGAA CGTGCCAGATGATTATAAGAAGAATCCAGGAGCGGTTGAAGCCATAGCGGAACAACCTGGTCACCCAGACAATATTCTGATAGGCTACAATCGTGGCTTAATGGTACTGTGGAACAAAGCGACTCCTGGGGCTCAACAG CTGATGGGTTTGTTTTCGCGTACGCAGACATTCATCTCCACGCAACAGCTGGAATCGGTCCACTGGGTCTCCGAGACCCGTTTCGTTTCGTCGCACAACGACGGATCGTATGCTTTCTGGAGTCCAGGCAGCGATAGTATGCTGGAATCGACCACCGTCTATGGTCCCTTCCCCTGTAAAGCAGTAACTAAGATTTTTGTCTATCCCACCGCAGA GCATGGAGAATTGGTACTGTTTTCGGGGGGAATGCCACGATCGACCTACGGCGATCGTCACACCATCACTGTTATGGCGAAGGAGAACGAGAAACATGTGGTCTTTGACTTTACTTCGAAAGTGATCGACTTCTTCACTGTTTTCCCTAAGCAAGAGGATGGCAAAGACGCTGATAGTCCAGAAGCACTGGTGGTACTAGCGGAAGAAGAAGTTGTAGCCATCGATTTGACTAATCCTGAATGGAAGATGATGGCGTTGCCTTATTTAGTTTCCCTTCATGCCAGCGCG GTCACCTGTTCACAACACGTTCCAAATGTCCCTGAAGAACTCTGGGACAACATAGTTGCCGCAGGGAAAGCGCAAACCGAGCACCTGTATTCGGACAAACCATGGCCTATAGACGGCGGAATCATCCTCTGTCAGAAGCCAGGTAGCGATAAACCCAAAGCCAGGGAATTACTGCTCACTGGTCACGAGGATGGAACCGTTAGATTCTGGAACGCATCTGACGTCGCTCTGACGCCCCTGTACAAATACAACTCATCTGTTCTATTCACTGGCGAGCATTTAGATGTCCTTGAGCAGCCACCCGAAGACAACGAGGACGAGTGGCCACCGTTCAGGAAAGTTGGAACTTTCGACCCGTATTCGGATGATCCTCGACTCGCTGTGAAGAAAGTtttactttgtcctctctcctcGACGTTGGTTGTCGCTGGCACTGCTGGTCACATAATCACAGCTACCATATCGTCTGAGCCAGTAAACAAAGAGATCAAGGCCGTCACGATGAACATCGTGAACGATCGTGATGGATTCGTTTGGAAAGGTCATGATCATCTACCAGCTAGAACAGCCAGCATATCGTTCGCGGTTGGCTTCCAACCGCAGAATCTTCTTCAATTATACCCACCAGCTGCGGTTACCGCGCTGGCTATTCACAGCGAGTGGGGCTTGctagctgctggcactgctcacGGTCTCGCTGTTTTCGATTACACGAGGTCGAAGGCTGTTAGCGTCAAGTGCACACTTAATCCAAATG ATCTTTCTGGATCGGGAGACACACCTATTTCCAGAAGGAAGTCGTTTAAGAAATCGTTGAGAGAGTCTTTCAGGAGATTAAGGAAAGGGAGGTCTCAGCGCCGGACAAATGCTAGCAGTCCAACGAGAAATACGGTGCCAGAGAAGAAGAAGGAAAC TTCCAGTGTCGCTTCTTCTCCGAGTGGCGATCTTTCACCAGTGGAATTGAAACCTGTGGAGAGGCAAGTTGAAGCGAGACCCGTGGACGATGCTTTAGGTTCAATGGTCCGATGTTTATATTTCGCTAGGAGTTATATTATAAGCA TGCAAAACACCACACCCACGCTTTGGGCAGGCACCAACAACGGCACGGTATACGTCTTCACGTTAGCGATACCCGCGGGTGTTAGAAGAACAGAGGAGGATGTAAATTGTACATTAGGGAAAGAGATTCAATTAAAACACAGAGCACCCGTAATCGCGATAACGATTCTCGATGGATCCAGTGTACCCCTACCAGAACCATTCGAAGCCGAAAAGGGCGTGAGTCCTGGCCCAGACATGGCATCTCCACATAGAGTCGTAATCGCCAGCGAAGAGCAgttcaaaatcttcaatcttccatccttgaAGCCATATTGTAAATACAAACTCACCGCGCACGAGGGCTCTCGAGTAAGGAAAACAGGTTTCGCGAAGTTTACTTGCCCCATGGAACCAGCAGGCACACACGAGGAGACCTGTTTGCTTTGCTTGACCAACCTCGGAGATTGTTTAGTGCTCAGTATTCCGGAATTGAGGAGGCAACTCAACGCTGCCGCCATTAAAAGGGAAGACATCAA TGGCATTTCTTCATTGACATTCACGAAGGCAGGCGAAGCTTTATACTTGCACTCGAGTTCAGAACTCCAACGAATTTCATTATCGGCCAGCAAAGTTACGAAAGCGCATTGCGCGTTGAATTTGCCGCCAAATGCTAGATCCTCCGAGACGAACACCGAAGAAACTCAAGAGGAAATCGTGGAAGGTACGGCTGAAACGGAAGGAGAGACACAAGCGAGTCAACAGACTTCTGTGCAGAGGACAATCACGGAAAACGGTGTGGTGGGTTCCA CCGGTGGCGAAGAGTCTCCGAAAGAACCTTCCCTACGACCAGCTGCGAGCACCACTGACGTGAACGGAGAGGACGATCGTCAGGACTTGAGTTCTATCGGAGATATAACGATCGATAGCGTAAAGGATCATTTACT AAATGCAACGTCTTCCGAAGAACTTCACAGTCGTCTTGCAGGACTTAAAATGGAGGTGACCTCGCGAACCTCGGAGATCTCGACGCAGAATCAGTCGATGGTCGTGAAAACTACGACCGTCGTGTCGCAGACAACCAACAACACCACTGTTAACGGAGAAGTCGAGACAAGTCAGACAAACGAAACGCAACAAATGAACA GCACTACGGTAGAGAGAGAGATACGCAGCGGTACTGAGACAACAACGACACATGCTACCATCACTCTACCCCCAAACGTCGAG ATTAGTGCGGCTGACTTGGCGAATCTGGAGGTAACAACTACCACAGTAACCACAGAGAAGTCCAAAGCTCCGTTGGCCAGGCCTGAAGAAGTTGGTTCTTAG
- the L(2)gl gene encoding LLGL domain-containing protein l(2)gl isoform X1 — MLKFIRGKGQQPTAERQKLQKDLFAFRKTVQHGFPNKPTALAWDPSLRLMIIGTASGAIKVFGRPGVEFYGQHTIESGENAVTKIVALPNEGRLVSLCDDNSLHLWEINESSVVETKSLSLEGKLKKISAMCLESSGEHLLLGTEGGNIYLLNLKTFVMPDNIIYQDVVMQNVPDDYKKNPGAVEAIAEQPGHPDNILIGYNRGLMVLWNKATPGAQQLMGLFSRTQTFISTQQLESVHWVSETRFVSSHNDGSYAFWSPGSDSMLESTTVYGPFPCKAVTKIFVYPTAEHGELVLFSGGMPRSTYGDRHTITVMAKENEKHVVFDFTSKVIDFFTVFPKQEDGKDADSPEALVVLAEEEVVAIDLTNPEWKMMALPYLVSLHASAVTCSQHVPNVPEELWDNIVAAGKAQTEHLYSDKPWPIDGGIILCQKPGSDKPKARELLLTGHEDGTVRFWNASDVALTPLYKYNSSVLFTGEHLDVLEQPPEDNEDEWPPFRKVGTFDPYSDDPRLAVKKVLLCPLSSTLVVAGTAGHIITATISSEPVNKEIKAVTMNIVNDRDGFVWKGHDHLPARTASISFAVGFQPQNLLQLYPPAAVTALAIHSEWGLLAAGTAHGLAVFDYTRSKAVSVKCTLNPNDLSGSGDTPISRRKSFKKSLRESFRRLRKGRSQRRTNASSPTRNTVPEKKKETSSVASSPSGDLSPVELKPVERQVEARPVDDALGSMVRCLYFARSYIISMQNTTPTLWAGTNNGTVYVFTLAIPAGVRRTEEDVNCTLGKEIQLKHRAPVIAITILDGSSVPLPEPFEAEKGVSPGPDMASPHRVVIASEEQFKIFNLPSLKPYCKYKLTAHEGSRVRKTGFAKFTCPMEPAGTHEETCLLCLTNLGDCLVLSIPELRRQLNAAAIKREDINGISSLTFTKAGEALYLHSSSELQRISLSASKVTKAHCALNLPPNARSSETNTEETQEEIVEGTAETEGETQASQQTSVQRTITENGVVGSTGGEESPKEPSLRPAASTTDVNGEDDRQDLSSIGDITIDSVKDHLLNSSLFRNATSSEELHSRLAGLKMEVTSRTSEISTQNQSMVVKTTTVVSQTTNNTTVNGEVETSQTNETQQMNSTTVEREIRSGTETTTTHATITLPPNVEISAADLANLEVTTTTVTTEKSKAPLARPEEVGS, encoded by the exons ACGGTGCAGCATGGGTTTCCAAACAAACCCACGGCCCTCGCATGGGATCCAAGCCTGCGGCTGATGATCATCGGCACGGCATCCGGCGCCATCAAGGT ATTCGGCAGACCAGGTGTCGAGTTCTACGGGCAACACACCATCGAGAGCGGAGAAAATGCTGTCACGAAGATCGTCGCACTTCCTAACGAG GGTCGTCTGGTGTCCCTTTGCGACGACAACTCCCTTCACCTATGGGAAATCAACGAGAGTTCAGTGGTGGAGACGAAGTCACTTTCGTTGGAGGGTAAATTGAAGAAGATCTCAGCGATGTGTCTCGAATCGAGCGGCGAGCACCTTCTCCTGGGCACAGAGGGTGGCAATATTTACCTCCTGAACCTGAAAACCTTTGTAATGCCTGACAATATCATCTATCAGGACGTCGTGATGCAGAA CGTGCCAGATGATTATAAGAAGAATCCAGGAGCGGTTGAAGCCATAGCGGAACAACCTGGTCACCCAGACAATATTCTGATAGGCTACAATCGTGGCTTAATGGTACTGTGGAACAAAGCGACTCCTGGGGCTCAACAG CTGATGGGTTTGTTTTCGCGTACGCAGACATTCATCTCCACGCAACAGCTGGAATCGGTCCACTGGGTCTCCGAGACCCGTTTCGTTTCGTCGCACAACGACGGATCGTATGCTTTCTGGAGTCCAGGCAGCGATAGTATGCTGGAATCGACCACCGTCTATGGTCCCTTCCCCTGTAAAGCAGTAACTAAGATTTTTGTCTATCCCACCGCAGA GCATGGAGAATTGGTACTGTTTTCGGGGGGAATGCCACGATCGACCTACGGCGATCGTCACACCATCACTGTTATGGCGAAGGAGAACGAGAAACATGTGGTCTTTGACTTTACTTCGAAAGTGATCGACTTCTTCACTGTTTTCCCTAAGCAAGAGGATGGCAAAGACGCTGATAGTCCAGAAGCACTGGTGGTACTAGCGGAAGAAGAAGTTGTAGCCATCGATTTGACTAATCCTGAATGGAAGATGATGGCGTTGCCTTATTTAGTTTCCCTTCATGCCAGCGCG GTCACCTGTTCACAACACGTTCCAAATGTCCCTGAAGAACTCTGGGACAACATAGTTGCCGCAGGGAAAGCGCAAACCGAGCACCTGTATTCGGACAAACCATGGCCTATAGACGGCGGAATCATCCTCTGTCAGAAGCCAGGTAGCGATAAACCCAAAGCCAGGGAATTACTGCTCACTGGTCACGAGGATGGAACCGTTAGATTCTGGAACGCATCTGACGTCGCTCTGACGCCCCTGTACAAATACAACTCATCTGTTCTATTCACTGGCGAGCATTTAGATGTCCTTGAGCAGCCACCCGAAGACAACGAGGACGAGTGGCCACCGTTCAGGAAAGTTGGAACTTTCGACCCGTATTCGGATGATCCTCGACTCGCTGTGAAGAAAGTtttactttgtcctctctcctcGACGTTGGTTGTCGCTGGCACTGCTGGTCACATAATCACAGCTACCATATCGTCTGAGCCAGTAAACAAAGAGATCAAGGCCGTCACGATGAACATCGTGAACGATCGTGATGGATTCGTTTGGAAAGGTCATGATCATCTACCAGCTAGAACAGCCAGCATATCGTTCGCGGTTGGCTTCCAACCGCAGAATCTTCTTCAATTATACCCACCAGCTGCGGTTACCGCGCTGGCTATTCACAGCGAGTGGGGCTTGctagctgctggcactgctcacGGTCTCGCTGTTTTCGATTACACGAGGTCGAAGGCTGTTAGCGTCAAGTGCACACTTAATCCAAATG ATCTTTCTGGATCGGGAGACACACCTATTTCCAGAAGGAAGTCGTTTAAGAAATCGTTGAGAGAGTCTTTCAGGAGATTAAGGAAAGGGAGGTCTCAGCGCCGGACAAATGCTAGCAGTCCAACGAGAAATACGGTGCCAGAGAAGAAGAAGGAAAC TTCCAGTGTCGCTTCTTCTCCGAGTGGCGATCTTTCACCAGTGGAATTGAAACCTGTGGAGAGGCAAGTTGAAGCGAGACCCGTGGACGATGCTTTAGGTTCAATGGTCCGATGTTTATATTTCGCTAGGAGTTATATTATAAGCA TGCAAAACACCACACCCACGCTTTGGGCAGGCACCAACAACGGCACGGTATACGTCTTCACGTTAGCGATACCCGCGGGTGTTAGAAGAACAGAGGAGGATGTAAATTGTACATTAGGGAAAGAGATTCAATTAAAACACAGAGCACCCGTAATCGCGATAACGATTCTCGATGGATCCAGTGTACCCCTACCAGAACCATTCGAAGCCGAAAAGGGCGTGAGTCCTGGCCCAGACATGGCATCTCCACATAGAGTCGTAATCGCCAGCGAAGAGCAgttcaaaatcttcaatcttccatccttgaAGCCATATTGTAAATACAAACTCACCGCGCACGAGGGCTCTCGAGTAAGGAAAACAGGTTTCGCGAAGTTTACTTGCCCCATGGAACCAGCAGGCACACACGAGGAGACCTGTTTGCTTTGCTTGACCAACCTCGGAGATTGTTTAGTGCTCAGTATTCCGGAATTGAGGAGGCAACTCAACGCTGCCGCCATTAAAAGGGAAGACATCAA TGGCATTTCTTCATTGACATTCACGAAGGCAGGCGAAGCTTTATACTTGCACTCGAGTTCAGAACTCCAACGAATTTCATTATCGGCCAGCAAAGTTACGAAAGCGCATTGCGCGTTGAATTTGCCGCCAAATGCTAGATCCTCCGAGACGAACACCGAAGAAACTCAAGAGGAAATCGTGGAAGGTACGGCTGAAACGGAAGGAGAGACACAAGCGAGTCAACAGACTTCTGTGCAGAGGACAATCACGGAAAACGGTGTGGTGGGTTCCA CCGGTGGCGAAGAGTCTCCGAAAGAACCTTCCCTACGACCAGCTGCGAGCACCACTGACGTGAACGGAGAGGACGATCGTCAGGACTTGAGTTCTATCGGAGATATAACGATCGATAGCGTAAAGGATCATTTACT TAACAGTTCACTTTTCAGAAATGCAACGTCTTCCGAAGAACTTCACAGTCGTCTTGCAGGACTTAAAATGGAGGTGACCTCGCGAACCTCGGAGATCTCGACGCAGAATCAGTCGATGGTCGTGAAAACTACGACCGTCGTGTCGCAGACAACCAACAACACCACTGTTAACGGAGAAGTCGAGACAAGTCAGACAAACGAAACGCAACAAATGAACA GCACTACGGTAGAGAGAGAGATACGCAGCGGTACTGAGACAACAACGACACATGCTACCATCACTCTACCCCCAAACGTCGAG ATTAGTGCGGCTGACTTGGCGAATCTGGAGGTAACAACTACCACAGTAACCACAGAGAAGTCCAAAGCTCCGTTGGCCAGGCCTGAAGAAGTTGGTTCTTAG